A genomic stretch from Chloroflexota bacterium includes:
- a CDS encoding high-affinity nickel-transport family protein has product MTELLALAGFGFVLGMRHATDADHVIAVTTILSRSRRFAHSTLIGALWGLGHTITVLAVGTVIIVFGVVIPPAMGLAMELAVAVMLILLGVLSLTGALRAVTERLTPPAPLHGHDHEHRHAHGDDGPHPHEHAHLHGHGTDAALAGLRDLRDTFGWYQLGRPVVVGLIHGLAGSAAVALLVLATIADRGQALVYLVIFCAGVAAGMAVLTTVIGLPFLVSRARSERINRLLTLGTGVLSIAFGLYLGYQIGFVDGLFTGDYRWDPS; this is encoded by the coding sequence ATGACCGAGTTGCTGGCCCTGGCCGGCTTTGGCTTCGTGCTCGGCATGCGCCACGCCACCGACGCCGATCACGTCATCGCGGTCACGACCATCCTGTCCCGCTCGCGGCGTTTCGCGCATTCCACCCTCATCGGCGCTCTGTGGGGTCTGGGGCACACGATCACCGTGTTGGCGGTCGGGACGGTGATCATCGTGTTCGGGGTGGTCATCCCGCCGGCCATGGGCCTGGCCATGGAGCTGGCGGTCGCCGTCATGCTGATTCTGCTCGGGGTGCTGAGCCTGACCGGCGCGCTGCGTGCCGTCACCGAGCGGCTGACCCCACCTGCGCCATTGCATGGGCACGACCACGAGCACCGCCACGCCCATGGCGACGATGGGCCCCATCCGCATGAGCACGCCCATCTCCACGGCCACGGAACCGATGCAGCCCTGGCCGGGCTGCGCGACCTGCGCGACACCTTCGGGTGGTACCAGCTCGGACGCCCGGTGGTGGTGGGCCTGATCCACGGCTTGGCAGGAAGTGCCGCGGTCGCGCTGTTGGTGCTGGCCACGATTGCCGACCGCGGCCAGGCGCTCGTCTACCTGGTCATCTTCTGTGCCGGGGTAGCGGCCGGGATGGCGGTCCTGACCACGGTCATCGGGCTGCCGTTCCTTGTCAGCCGGGCGCGGTCGGAGCGGATCAACCGCCTGCTGACGCTGGGGACCGGGGTCCTATCGATCGCATTCGGCCTGTACCTCGGATACCAGATCGGCTTCGTGGATGGCCTATTCACCGGCGACTACCGCTGGGACCCCTCCTAG